The following proteins come from a genomic window of Lujinxingia sediminis:
- the mtnB gene encoding methylthioribulose 1-phosphate dehydratase yields the protein MPQSTTAALPSRDDATAEMITAAGDFYRFGWLHGTSGNLSVRLSPAEVLITASGKSKGSLTPEDFLIVDTQGKPASKKGPRPSAETGVHMAIYKAMPEVGAVYHVHHLHAALCGKRDFKQGHTFVNDVEMIKGLGLWEPEASARIPVVENHHDLDELARAVAAHLNSEDFDLSVPGINLRNHGVYAWGTTPAEARRHIETFGYLFEYSWLSPMHDSESQAVRGFAR from the coding sequence ATGCCGCAATCCACGACTGCCGCCCTTCCCTCCCGCGACGACGCCACCGCCGAGATGATCACGGCCGCCGGCGACTTCTACCGCTTTGGCTGGCTGCACGGCACCAGCGGCAACCTGAGCGTGCGTCTCTCGCCGGCCGAGGTGCTCATCACCGCCAGCGGAAAATCCAAAGGCTCGCTCACCCCCGAGGACTTTCTCATCGTCGATACTCAGGGAAAGCCCGCCTCCAAAAAAGGTCCTCGCCCCTCGGCAGAGACCGGCGTGCATATGGCCATTTATAAGGCGATGCCCGAGGTGGGTGCCGTCTACCATGTGCATCATCTGCACGCCGCCCTCTGCGGAAAACGCGACTTCAAACAGGGCCACACCTTCGTCAACGATGTCGAGATGATCAAAGGTCTGGGCCTGTGGGAGCCCGAGGCCAGCGCTCGCATCCCGGTTGTCGAAAACCACCACGACCTCGACGAGCTGGCCCGTGCGGTCGCCGCGCATCTCAACAGCGAGGACTTCGACCTCAGCGTGCCCGGCATCAACCTGCGCAACCACGGCGTCTACGCCTGGGGCACGACCCCTGCCGAGGCTCGCCGCCACATCGAAACCTTCGGGTATCTCTTTGAGTACAGCTGGCTCTCGCCGATGCATGACTCCGAGAGCCAGGCGGTGCGCGGGTTTGCTCGCTGA
- a CDS encoding pre-peptidase C-terminal domain-containing protein — protein MYRFSALQLLAFALVAMLVSACGPDDDNQAEVCTSLADCSDGERCNSQGVCTAETLSCSTDFDCAFDEFCQGGVCAPATCESSESCGAGAVCDGGLCRAGCEPSRDECGEGQVCNERTRLCEDAGCTPTSCQPDIQRCDDSQQPSRCVFTGSCTNSTQCQAYGQQQDDGKDYICNTVLGECVERPPCQNDDDCRGSEICETPGDGEPGVCREGCRANADCRDNEVCSQEQGSVCVAGCRTSSDCAIPGSDQEFLCEDLVCVPVCESVDQCNVVGQVCAGQPRTCRGCVSDNECAASQLCDFTQGATTEEAEDPTVGLCVNRPPSCPDDGLGNNHSLQDAYEVEASALPFERGDDDDLFFCRENTGGEWFEVQVESGQVVSATLEYDASIGNLDLALVQANGELVVLSGDPPGVDGGEESLEFGIAQGAPYFIQVRGAILDANAPYRLAIDVSAPGACQSDELDPATEAAPAALAAATPYSGLSTCGEAPDFYTLDVAANQVVRIAATSERRRGGVALDLYDAEGQVIESARERADAQVIEFVTRQPQVMTLRVSPFSGVGNSTYALEWMQRPNECSDVYSPNQSCGAASPIAPGSYDDLVVCADPDFYAVELLPAQTLTVTTTYDAAEAAGELDIFLFGPRNCLVLARAGVEVEPQGDGKLRDTLTYTATQGGTYYLSAALFQGLNVPYKLDVEVEDGPLCEPDWIGENGSVATAYELTEEGVLTGEQSGLVGLRACELESDFYSIDLSEGDTLEWEIVFASAEGELDLRLLGPDGSTVLDSDESTGGSKVVSTTADAEGTYYLEVVEKFPSRVNYRLLTTLNGVGNENPACPDRFGKNITQAAAAEIEAGTYESLLVCGQLPTAPNGSLEYHDGWYKIWVEAGETLDVTLMFDESKGRIDLELRDAQRILAVSASSGDVRQAAYTARQSRYIFIRARTRNDVVDGNVFSMMVEVEAAGTCADDRFAGNTGAANAAVAPNPGVTNRLKICDSNDDWFEFDLDAGTDAQAFIRFSKAEGELSINIWGPSSPTPGEGAPLASSVSITEGAEVDFVANISGTYYAQITAPQPARMDYDLLLYADTDDDGVLEGPADRLCPDPFEDNDSVTQAATVAAGSYEDLLICNGGTNDEDHYKVFVPAGATLNVDLLYTYAKGNLLMRVFRANESLPVASANTFEDNETISVTNSGQGSDYRIFVDGDGAVNGTSDWRNYYTMNIGLEFADTCDSPLNVGLTREQAEPLVAQAYNGLSLCEETEHWFEVALGAGEELRAEVEFNDIFGKIDLELSDASGTVLETVRNDARLKSLAYTAAAAETVYLRVMPRDGLFMRTAYDVWARIGASEPAVPYCADRYERNDEAMLAYRFGSTHTSGQAFVDPIACAEDEDWYRVSLVGGRTHEIAAFFNNEAGATMAMELRALDGTTVLETAEAGDDGRDLVMSRVVSAATDFLVVVRSEQNTEAIPYFLHVYETEAYQAGARCPDYGYAGNTTPALAAVLDSELPLVEPLGQCADRAYFNWVAPESGRVKAELKFNRDRHALGWEIREYDGSDALVSLITEAVGPNLTHRRTIEFDAVAGHYYRFDIQSQLVDGVVARGPYYLTIEDAAP, from the coding sequence ATGTACAGGTTTAGTGCACTCCAGTTGCTGGCGTTTGCCCTGGTGGCGATGCTGGTTTCGGCCTGCGGCCCCGACGATGACAATCAGGCCGAGGTCTGCACCTCGCTGGCCGATTGCTCCGATGGGGAGCGATGCAACAGTCAAGGCGTGTGCACGGCCGAGACGCTCAGTTGCTCGACGGACTTCGACTGTGCCTTCGATGAGTTCTGCCAGGGGGGCGTGTGTGCGCCGGCGACCTGCGAGAGCAGTGAGAGCTGCGGGGCGGGTGCGGTCTGCGATGGAGGGTTGTGCCGCGCCGGCTGTGAGCCGAGCCGCGATGAATGTGGTGAAGGACAGGTCTGCAACGAGCGCACCCGTCTGTGCGAAGATGCCGGCTGTACGCCGACCTCCTGCCAGCCTGACATTCAGCGTTGTGATGACTCGCAGCAGCCCTCGCGTTGCGTCTTCACCGGGAGCTGCACCAACAGCACCCAGTGCCAGGCCTACGGGCAACAGCAGGACGACGGCAAAGATTATATCTGTAACACCGTACTCGGGGAGTGCGTGGAACGTCCGCCCTGCCAGAATGACGACGACTGCCGCGGTAGCGAGATCTGTGAGACTCCCGGCGACGGAGAGCCCGGTGTATGCCGGGAGGGCTGCCGCGCCAACGCCGACTGCCGCGATAACGAGGTCTGCTCCCAGGAGCAGGGCTCGGTCTGTGTGGCCGGCTGCCGCACCAGCTCCGACTGTGCGATTCCGGGCTCCGACCAGGAGTTTCTGTGCGAAGATCTGGTCTGCGTGCCGGTCTGTGAGTCGGTCGACCAGTGCAACGTCGTCGGACAGGTCTGCGCCGGGCAGCCGCGCACCTGCCGCGGTTGCGTCAGCGACAATGAGTGCGCGGCCTCCCAGCTTTGCGATTTCACCCAGGGCGCGACCACCGAAGAGGCCGAAGACCCCACCGTGGGCCTCTGTGTGAACCGCCCCCCGAGCTGTCCTGACGATGGTCTGGGCAACAACCACAGCCTTCAAGACGCCTATGAGGTCGAGGCCAGCGCGCTTCCCTTTGAGCGTGGCGACGATGACGACCTTTTCTTCTGCCGCGAGAACACCGGGGGCGAATGGTTCGAAGTTCAGGTGGAGAGCGGCCAGGTGGTCAGCGCGACCCTTGAGTACGACGCGAGCATCGGCAACCTCGATCTGGCGTTGGTGCAGGCCAACGGCGAGCTTGTGGTCCTCTCGGGTGATCCGCCCGGCGTGGATGGTGGTGAGGAGAGTCTGGAGTTTGGCATCGCTCAGGGCGCGCCCTACTTCATTCAGGTGCGTGGCGCGATCCTCGACGCCAACGCCCCCTACCGTCTCGCCATTGATGTGAGCGCGCCCGGCGCCTGCCAGAGCGATGAGCTCGATCCGGCCACCGAGGCCGCACCTGCGGCGCTTGCGGCCGCGACGCCCTACAGTGGGCTGAGCACCTGCGGTGAGGCGCCGGATTTCTACACGCTGGACGTGGCGGCCAATCAGGTCGTGCGCATTGCGGCGACCTCCGAACGTCGTCGCGGCGGCGTGGCGCTTGATCTTTATGATGCCGAGGGTCAGGTCATTGAGAGCGCGCGTGAGCGCGCCGATGCCCAGGTCATCGAGTTTGTGACCCGCCAGCCGCAGGTGATGACCCTGCGCGTCAGCCCCTTCTCGGGCGTGGGCAACAGCACCTACGCGCTGGAGTGGATGCAGCGCCCCAACGAGTGCTCCGATGTCTACTCCCCCAACCAGAGCTGCGGGGCGGCTTCGCCCATTGCTCCGGGAAGCTACGATGATCTTGTGGTCTGCGCCGATCCGGACTTCTACGCGGTGGAGCTGCTCCCGGCGCAGACGCTGACCGTGACCACGACTTACGACGCCGCCGAGGCGGCGGGTGAGCTCGATATCTTCCTTTTCGGTCCGCGTAACTGCCTGGTGCTGGCGCGCGCCGGTGTGGAGGTCGAGCCTCAGGGCGACGGAAAGCTGCGCGATACGCTGACCTACACCGCCACGCAGGGCGGCACCTACTACCTCTCGGCGGCGCTCTTCCAGGGCCTCAACGTGCCTTATAAGCTCGATGTTGAGGTGGAGGACGGCCCGCTGTGTGAGCCCGACTGGATTGGCGAGAACGGCAGCGTCGCGACTGCGTATGAACTCACCGAGGAGGGCGTGCTCACCGGCGAGCAGAGCGGTCTTGTGGGGCTGCGTGCCTGCGAGCTGGAGAGCGACTTCTACAGCATCGACTTGAGCGAAGGCGACACCCTGGAGTGGGAGATCGTCTTTGCGAGCGCAGAGGGCGAACTCGACCTTCGCCTTCTGGGGCCGGACGGAAGCACCGTGCTTGATAGCGATGAGAGCACGGGTGGGAGCAAGGTTGTGAGCACCACCGCCGACGCTGAGGGGACCTATTATCTGGAGGTTGTTGAGAAGTTCCCCTCTCGCGTGAATTACCGCCTGCTGACGACCCTCAACGGCGTGGGCAATGAGAACCCGGCCTGCCCGGACCGCTTTGGCAAAAACATCACGCAGGCTGCGGCCGCGGAGATTGAGGCGGGCACCTACGAGAGCCTGCTTGTGTGTGGTCAACTTCCCACCGCCCCCAACGGATCACTTGAGTACCACGACGGCTGGTACAAGATCTGGGTGGAGGCCGGTGAGACGCTGGATGTGACCCTGATGTTCGACGAGTCGAAGGGGCGCATCGATCTGGAGCTTCGCGATGCCCAACGGATTCTGGCGGTATCGGCCTCGTCGGGCGATGTGCGCCAGGCAGCCTACACGGCCCGCCAGTCGCGCTACATCTTCATTCGTGCTCGCACTCGCAACGATGTTGTCGACGGGAACGTCTTCTCGATGATGGTCGAGGTCGAGGCGGCTGGCACCTGCGCCGACGACCGCTTCGCGGGCAACACCGGCGCGGCAAACGCCGCAGTGGCGCCGAACCCTGGTGTGACCAACCGTCTGAAGATCTGCGATAGCAACGACGACTGGTTTGAGTTTGACCTGGATGCGGGCACCGACGCTCAGGCCTTCATTCGCTTCAGCAAGGCCGAGGGTGAGTTGAGCATCAACATCTGGGGCCCCTCCTCACCCACCCCCGGCGAGGGCGCGCCGCTGGCGAGCTCCGTGAGCATCACCGAGGGGGCGGAGGTGGACTTCGTTGCCAACATCAGCGGCACCTACTACGCGCAGATCACCGCTCCGCAGCCCGCGCGCATGGACTACGATCTGCTGCTCTACGCGGACACCGACGATGATGGCGTTCTGGAAGGCCCCGCCGACCGCCTCTGCCCGGATCCCTTTGAAGACAACGACAGCGTCACACAGGCCGCGACCGTCGCCGCAGGCAGCTACGAAGATCTGCTGATCTGCAACGGCGGTACCAACGACGAGGATCATTACAAGGTCTTTGTGCCGGCCGGCGCCACCCTCAACGTCGACCTGCTCTACACCTACGCGAAGGGCAACCTTCTGATGCGCGTCTTCCGCGCGAATGAGTCGCTCCCCGTGGCCAGCGCGAACACCTTTGAAGACAACGAGACGATCAGCGTGACCAACTCAGGCCAGGGCAGCGACTACCGCATCTTCGTCGATGGCGATGGCGCGGTGAACGGCACCTCGGACTGGCGCAACTACTACACCATGAACATCGGGCTGGAGTTCGCCGACACCTGCGACTCGCCGCTCAACGTGGGGCTGACCCGCGAGCAGGCTGAACCTCTGGTGGCCCAGGCCTACAACGGGCTGAGCCTCTGTGAGGAGACCGAGCACTGGTTTGAAGTCGCACTGGGGGCCGGCGAGGAGCTGCGCGCGGAGGTGGAGTTCAACGACATCTTCGGCAAGATCGACCTGGAGCTGAGCGATGCCTCCGGCACGGTGCTGGAGACGGTTCGCAACGACGCGCGACTCAAGTCGTTGGCCTACACCGCTGCGGCGGCCGAGACGGTGTACCTGCGGGTGATGCCGCGCGACGGGCTCTTCATGCGCACCGCCTACGACGTGTGGGCACGTATCGGCGCCAGTGAGCCGGCGGTGCCTTATTGTGCGGATCGTTATGAGCGCAACGACGAGGCGATGTTGGCCTACCGCTTCGGCTCGACCCATACCAGCGGACAGGCCTTTGTGGATCCCATCGCCTGCGCCGAAGACGAAGACTGGTACCGCGTCTCACTGGTGGGTGGGCGCACCCATGAGATCGCCGCCTTCTTCAACAACGAGGCCGGTGCCACGATGGCGATGGAGCTTCGGGCTCTCGACGGCACCACGGTGCTGGAGACGGCCGAGGCCGGCGACGATGGCCGTGACCTTGTGATGAGCCGTGTCGTGTCGGCGGCGACCGACTTTTTGGTCGTAGTGCGCAGCGAGCAGAACACGGAGGCGATTCCTTACTTCCTGCACGTCTATGAGACTGAGGCGTATCAAGCTGGCGCGCGCTGCCCCGACTACGGCTACGCGGGCAACACGACCCCGGCGCTGGCTGCCGTGCTCGACTCGGAGTTGCCGCTCGTGGAGCCCCTTGGTCAGTGTGCGGACCGCGCCTACTTTAACTGGGTTGCGCCCGAGAGCGGGCGGGTGAAGGCGGAGTTGAAGTTCAACCGCGACCGCCACGCACTGGGCTGGGAGATCCGCGAGTACGATGGCAGTGATGCGTTGGTGAGCCTCATCACCGAGGCCGTCGGTCCCAACCTCACCCACCGCCGCACCATTGAGTTTGATGCGGTGGCGGGGCACTACTACCGCTTCGACATTCAATCGCAGCTTGTCGATGGTGTGGTGGCTCGTGGTCCCTACTACCTGACGATTGAGGATGCGGCGCCTTGA
- a CDS encoding ABC transporter permease, which translates to MNLLRLPHLKLPRAGSGANHFGPLAYLGMAILTVVALVALFAPWLAPYDLAHMDVTRQLQGPSAEHWLGTDENGADVLTLLIYGTRVAAVVGLSVVGICSTVGVILGAISGYFGGWIDEALMRLTEILMSFPGILLAILLIFITQEPSIPAVIGALSVSGWSSYARLVRGQVLAVRDQDYVEAARASGLPTWRILQRHVVPNTFAPVIIQATFGVAGAILAEASLSFLGLGPQDMPSWGGLLDQGASYFLLTPHLAFVPGLAIMFTVLAVNFVGDGLRDVLDPRKLANH; encoded by the coding sequence ATGAACCTTTTGCGACTTCCACACCTGAAGCTGCCTCGCGCGGGCAGCGGCGCCAACCACTTCGGGCCTCTGGCCTACCTGGGGATGGCGATCCTTACGGTGGTCGCCCTGGTGGCGCTCTTCGCCCCCTGGCTTGCGCCTTACGATCTGGCGCATATGGATGTGACGCGCCAGCTTCAGGGGCCGTCGGCCGAGCACTGGCTGGGCACCGATGAGAACGGAGCCGACGTGCTCACGCTGCTCATCTACGGCACGCGCGTGGCTGCTGTGGTGGGTCTCTCGGTCGTGGGCATCTGCTCGACGGTCGGCGTGATTCTGGGGGCCATCTCCGGCTATTTTGGCGGCTGGATCGACGAGGCTCTGATGCGCCTGACCGAGATCCTGATGTCCTTTCCCGGCATTCTGCTGGCGATCTTGCTGATCTTCATCACCCAGGAGCCCAGCATCCCGGCGGTCATCGGGGCGCTCTCGGTCTCGGGGTGGTCGAGTTATGCGCGCCTGGTGCGCGGGCAGGTGCTGGCCGTGCGCGACCAGGATTATGTGGAGGCCGCACGCGCCTCAGGTCTTCCCACCTGGCGCATTTTGCAGCGCCACGTGGTGCCCAACACCTTCGCGCCGGTCATCATCCAGGCCACCTTCGGGGTGGCCGGAGCGATTCTGGCCGAGGCCTCCCTGAGCTTTCTGGGGCTGGGCCCCCAGGACATGCCCAGCTGGGGCGGACTGCTCGATCAGGGGGCCAGCTACTTCCTTCTGACCCCGCACCTGGCCTTTGTGCCGGGGCTTGCGATTATGTTCACGGTGCTCGCTGTAAACTTCGTCGGCGACGGTCTTCGCGACGTGCTCGATCCGCGCAAACTCGCGAACCACTGA
- a CDS encoding ABC transporter permease, which produces MITFLLRRLFTSIFVIIGVVTLVFLILRAVPGDPVESILGEQSLEVDKEALRECLNLDKPLGEQYLLFWSDVASGTLGELCDERGVTVMDRLVANIPATFELALAAMFFALLFSLPLGITASLRPYSWVDNSSAVIALLGISIPNFWLGPMLLIAFSLTLQILPNPGSEVAGLTALLLPAITLGTGLSAKLMRMTRSGMLEVLNLDYVRTARAKGLPRHLVVLKHALRNALLPVITIVGLQFGALLTGAIIVEKVFARPGVGMLLLDAIEARNYLIVQGCVLFISLTYVVVNLVTDVVYGLIDPRIRYD; this is translated from the coding sequence ATGATCACCTTCCTCCTTCGAAGACTCTTTACATCGATCTTCGTGATCATCGGCGTCGTAACGCTGGTCTTTCTGATCCTGCGTGCAGTGCCCGGCGATCCCGTCGAATCGATCCTCGGCGAGCAGTCGCTGGAGGTCGACAAAGAGGCGCTTCGCGAGTGCCTCAACCTCGACAAGCCACTTGGGGAACAGTACCTGCTCTTCTGGAGCGACGTGGCCTCGGGCACCCTGGGCGAACTCTGCGATGAGCGCGGGGTCACGGTGATGGACCGGCTGGTGGCCAACATCCCGGCGACCTTTGAGCTGGCACTGGCGGCGATGTTCTTTGCGCTGCTCTTCTCGCTGCCCTTAGGGATCACCGCCTCATTAAGGCCCTACTCCTGGGTGGATAACTCCTCGGCGGTGATTGCGCTTCTGGGCATCTCGATTCCCAACTTCTGGCTGGGGCCGATGCTGCTGATCGCGTTCAGCCTCACTCTGCAGATTCTTCCCAACCCGGGCAGTGAAGTCGCCGGGCTCACAGCGCTTCTGTTACCCGCGATCACACTGGGCACAGGATTAAGCGCCAAGCTGATGCGCATGACGCGCTCGGGCATGCTGGAAGTCCTCAACCTGGACTATGTTCGCACCGCCCGCGCCAAGGGGCTTCCGCGCCACCTGGTGGTGCTCAAACACGCGCTTCGCAACGCCCTACTTCCCGTCATTACCATCGTGGGACTGCAGTTCGGGGCCCTGCTCACCGGCGCCATCATCGTCGAAAAAGTCTTCGCGCGCCCCGGCGTGGGCATGCTCTTGCTCGACGCGATTGAGGCCCGCAATTACCTGATCGTACAGGGCTGCGTGCTCTTCATCTCCCTGACGTACGTGGTCGTCAACCTTGTGACCGATGTGGTCTACGGGCTGATCGACCCCCGTATCCGCTACGACTGA
- the lipA gene encoding lipoyl synthase: protein MAEKIPMPLANRQPEAPQSERNSGPARPNLKFQPDEAGPRPRWIRKRLTLKKEFFETQELVKKAGLNTICESGQCPNITECWSRKSLTFMILGNICTRSCGFCDVMTGRPGLVDEDEPRRVAETLAGLNLNYVVITSVDRDDLADGGALAWANTIRAIKESCPGLGLEVLTPDFKGDLENVDVVMDAGPDCFSHNIETVGALHREVRPQARYERSLAVLKHAREHGTALIKSGMMLGLGETNAQILETMEDLVAHGVEVLNLGQYLRPSARHLPVRRWVKPEDFEMFNEEGEKMGFKHIESGPLVRSSYRADLQAEEIAQKDQSAFGGCGSSFANTSETSTKGASK, encoded by the coding sequence ATGGCTGAGAAGATTCCGATGCCGCTGGCCAACCGCCAGCCCGAAGCGCCTCAATCCGAGCGTAACTCCGGCCCGGCCCGGCCCAATCTAAAATTTCAGCCCGATGAGGCCGGCCCGCGCCCCCGCTGGATTCGCAAGCGGCTTACGCTCAAAAAAGAGTTTTTTGAGACGCAGGAGCTGGTCAAAAAGGCCGGGCTCAACACCATCTGCGAGTCGGGACAGTGCCCGAATATCACCGAGTGCTGGTCGCGTAAGTCGCTGACCTTCATGATTCTGGGCAACATCTGCACGCGCAGCTGCGGATTTTGCGATGTGATGACCGGCCGCCCGGGCCTTGTCGACGAAGATGAGCCGCGGCGCGTGGCCGAGACGCTCGCCGGCCTCAACCTTAACTACGTGGTGATCACCAGCGTCGACCGCGACGATCTTGCCGATGGCGGCGCGCTGGCCTGGGCGAACACCATCCGCGCCATCAAAGAATCCTGCCCCGGGCTCGGCCTGGAGGTGCTCACCCCCGACTTCAAGGGCGACCTTGAGAACGTCGACGTGGTGATGGACGCCGGCCCCGACTGCTTTTCGCATAACATCGAGACGGTCGGCGCGCTGCACCGCGAAGTTCGCCCCCAGGCGCGCTACGAGCGCAGCCTGGCGGTGCTCAAGCACGCCCGCGAGCACGGTACCGCGCTCATCAAGAGCGGCATGATGCTGGGCCTCGGTGAGACCAACGCGCAGATTCTCGAAACCATGGAAGATCTCGTGGCCCACGGTGTGGAAGTGCTCAACCTGGGCCAGTACCTGCGTCCGAGCGCGCGTCACCTACCGGTGCGCCGCTGGGTCAAGCCCGAAGACTTCGAGATGTTCAATGAAGAGGGCGAGAAGATGGGCTTCAAGCATATCGAGTCGGGACCGCTGGTGCGCTCGAGTTACCGCGCCGATTTGCAGGCCGAGGAGATCGCTCAGAAAGATCAGAGCGCTTTTGGTGGCTGCGGCTCGTCGTTTGCGAATACCTCCGAGACATCCACAAAGGGTGCCTCGAAGTGA
- the thiE gene encoding thiamine phosphate synthase, with protein MSDVGRGRNDVDWRVHAILDPDFVQGDALERARALMAAGVGVLQLRDKRGDARKTFELGRALVEAARGCQTLIIINDRLDVAMAASAHGVHLGPNDLPVAAARRLVGDRLIIGASAGNSERAGALVAEGADYLGVGAIFEARAVKSDASSPQGPELLRAVRREVGASLPVVGIGGIDVQNAGQVAEAGASGVAVIRALCQADDPQAATSRLRDAFDRGLELARSH; from the coding sequence GTGAGTGACGTAGGGCGCGGACGAAACGATGTGGACTGGCGGGTGCACGCCATCCTCGATCCGGACTTTGTGCAGGGCGACGCGCTGGAGCGCGCTCGCGCCCTGATGGCCGCCGGCGTGGGCGTGTTGCAACTTCGCGACAAGCGGGGCGACGCGCGCAAAACCTTTGAGCTCGGGCGGGCACTGGTTGAGGCGGCGCGGGGCTGCCAGACGCTTATCATCATCAACGACCGTCTGGACGTGGCGATGGCGGCGAGCGCCCACGGGGTGCATCTGGGCCCCAACGATCTGCCGGTAGCCGCGGCGCGCCGGCTGGTGGGCGATCGCCTGATCATTGGCGCATCGGCGGGCAACTCGGAACGCGCCGGGGCTCTGGTCGCCGAGGGAGCGGATTACCTGGGCGTGGGCGCCATCTTTGAGGCCCGTGCTGTGAAGAGCGATGCGTCCTCGCCGCAGGGCCCCGAGCTTTTGCGAGCGGTGCGCCGGGAAGTAGGTGCGTCGTTGCCGGTGGTGGGCATCGGCGGCATCGATGTGCAGAACGCGGGCCAGGTGGCGGAGGCCGGCGCGAGCGGGGTAGCGGTGATCCGCGCGTTATGTCAGGCCGACGACCCGCAGGCAGCCACCTCCCGGCTCCGAGACGCCTTCGACCGAGGGCTTGAGCTGGCGCGCTCACACTAG
- the nagZ gene encoding beta-N-acetylhexosaminidase, with the protein MSDEAQLRADAGQMLIVGFDGPHTQAPQPVAQALRDGEVGGVILFRRNVESIDQLVALTTDLHAQVEGDLPPWVAVDQEGGRVVRVREPLTPIPPMRALGQAADQRAVARVAEVLATEISVLGFNLNFAPVLDVDTNPDNPVIGDRAFSSDPERVARAAAGLMVGHHTAGVVPCGKHFPGHGDTLQDSHHTLPRLMHDEKRLRGVELFPFMRAVGAGIPMIMTAHIELPVIDTFAPATFSPRILQGILREEMGFEGVIITDCLEMKAVSERYSIEEMVDMGLDAGLDIFLICHTEAKWRAAFERIIEKAKADPEIRQKVAASAERVRKLKRELLGHWPRPYQAPADLMEILGCEEHRQITAPFFEDGAVAGVDPTERGA; encoded by the coding sequence ATGAGCGACGAAGCGCAGCTGCGCGCCGACGCCGGCCAGATGTTGATCGTGGGCTTCGATGGTCCCCACACACAAGCCCCCCAACCGGTAGCGCAGGCGCTACGCGATGGCGAGGTGGGCGGCGTGATCCTCTTTCGCCGTAACGTCGAGAGCATCGACCAGCTCGTCGCACTGACCACCGACCTGCATGCGCAGGTCGAGGGCGATCTTCCCCCCTGGGTGGCCGTCGACCAGGAGGGCGGGCGCGTGGTCCGCGTGCGCGAGCCGCTCACCCCCATCCCCCCGATGCGTGCGCTGGGTCAGGCCGCCGATCAGCGCGCGGTGGCGCGCGTGGCCGAGGTTCTGGCCACCGAGATCTCGGTGCTGGGCTTTAACCTCAACTTCGCGCCGGTGCTCGACGTGGACACCAACCCGGATAACCCGGTGATCGGCGACCGCGCCTTCTCCAGCGATCCGGAACGGGTCGCACGCGCGGCGGCCGGCCTGATGGTCGGCCACCACACCGCCGGGGTGGTCCCCTGCGGCAAGCATTTCCCCGGCCACGGCGACACGTTGCAGGACAGCCACCACACGCTCCCCCGCCTGATGCACGACGAGAAACGTCTGCGTGGCGTGGAGCTCTTTCCCTTCATGCGCGCAGTCGGGGCAGGCATCCCCATGATCATGACCGCGCATATCGAACTTCCGGTCATCGACACCTTTGCCCCGGCGACCTTCAGCCCGCGCATCCTCCAGGGGATCCTGCGCGAGGAGATGGGCTTTGAAGGCGTGATCATCACCGACTGCCTCGAGATGAAAGCAGTCTCGGAGCGCTACTCCATCGAGGAGATGGTGGACATGGGCCTGGATGCGGGCCTCGACATCTTTTTGATCTGCCACACCGAGGCCAAATGGCGCGCAGCCTTTGAGCGCATCATCGAAAAGGCCAAAGCGGATCCGGAAATTCGCCAGAAGGTCGCCGCCAGCGCCGAACGTGTACGTAAGCTCAAGCGCGAGTTGCTGGGACACTGGCCGCGGCCCTATCAGGCGCCGGCCGACCTGATGGAGATCCTGGGCTGTGAGGAACATCGCCAGATCACCGCGCCCTTCTTCGAGGACGGCGCGGTGGCGGGCGTCGATCCCACCGAAAGGGGGGCCTAA